In Streptomyces liangshanensis, the DNA window GGCTGCCGGCCGGGGCGGCGGGCGTACGTTCCGAGCGGACCGCGTGCGGGCGCGGCTGGGTGAGCTGCGACGGGGACCGTCCCGCGCCCGCCCGCCCCGGGTGACCGGCGCCGATCGGTTCGCGCGGGGTGTCGTCGTCCTCGGCGTGCCCGGGCCGGACCGGGACCGGTCGCGGGCCGCCCGCGGCCACCGGGGCCTGCGCCGCGAGACTCCTGCGGGCGCGCAGCCGGTCCAGGACGGAGTCCCGTACGGCGAGGATCGCGCGCTCCATCCGGCCGATCATCGGCTCGCACCACGGCAGGGCCAGCAGGATCAGCAGTCCCGCCGCCCAGCCCAGCAGCACGTCGCTCAGCCAGTGCGTACCGAGGTACACGGTGGTCGCGCCGACCCCCAGGGCCACCATGGACGAGGTGATTGACAGGTAGCGCCTGGCCCGGGGCGTACTGGCCAGGTAGGCCAGGATTCCCCAGGTCACGACGGCGTTGGCGGTGTGTCCCGAAGGAAATATATCGCCGCCCGCGAACAGCTCGGCCGAGCCGATCTGGGTCGCGTAGTGGGGGCCGAGCCGGCCGAGGCCGATCTTGACCGCGCCGACCGTGATGTTGAGCAGCAGCAGGGCCGTGCCGAGGGCCAGCAGGGGCCGCACCGTGTGCTGGCGCCAGGAGCGCCACCCCAGCCAGGCCGCGATCATCACGGCGGTGGGGCCGCGCTGCCCGAGCACCACGAAGTAGTCGAGGAAGGCGTGGAGTCCCGGCCATTGCTGGTACGGCCGGAACAGCATGACCTTCCAGTCGAGAGTCACCAGCCAGGAAGAGGAGAGCACGGCCACGACGATGGCGAGATAGAACGCCAACGTCCCGCCGAGGAGAGCCTTGCGGGTGCGACTCATCCGCGGGATCTCTATCTTCGGCGGCTCCAGCTCCCGATCCAGGCGGGCAAAGATGTTGGTGCGCACGCAATCGACGTTACAGCGAGTGAGTGACCGAACAGGGCGATCAGGTCTCTTTGTGATGACGATGTGATGTGGAGTATGTCTCAGGTCACGGTTTATCCGGCCCGGTTCCCGAAATCCATGTGACCTCGAACCCTATTAATCGGCATGGCGTTCGCGGAACCGTCTTTGTGCGGAACAGAATTAGTTCACCGGGATGCCGCGTGGAATTTCCCTGCCGCTCGCGGGGGCGCCGGCCGCACCCCGGGGCGTCCGGTGTGGCGCACGCCACACCGGAGCCCCCGAACGGTGAGACCTGCACCACGTGACATGCGCGTTCCCTCGCGTACTGTGGCGGATCACCCGCGCGTCGATGCGGGGTCGCCGCGGAACCGCCCCTGCCGGGCCGGGATCCCGGCCGGCCCTCCGAGCGCGGGGGGACGCATCGGGAGGTACTCAGATGACCGGGACCACCACGGCCGCGGCGCGGTCGCGC includes these proteins:
- a CDS encoding phosphatase PAP2 family protein; this translates as MRTNIFARLDRELEPPKIEIPRMSRTRKALLGGTLAFYLAIVVAVLSSSWLVTLDWKVMLFRPYQQWPGLHAFLDYFVVLGQRGPTAVMIAAWLGWRSWRQHTVRPLLALGTALLLLNITVGAVKIGLGRLGPHYATQIGSAELFAGGDIFPSGHTANAVVTWGILAYLASTPRARRYLSITSSMVALGVGATTVYLGTHWLSDVLLGWAAGLLILLALPWCEPMIGRMERAILAVRDSVLDRLRARRSLAAQAPVAAGGPRPVPVRPGHAEDDDTPREPIGAGHPGRAGAGRSPSQLTQPRPHAVRSERTPAAPAGSRRPPRSRPVTGG